The DNA segment CGAGCTGGTGACGACTTCGATATTGCCGTAGTCGAGCTCGATATGCAGCGTACCGCCGGGCCTCACCTTGAAGGTTTCTTTGACGGTGTCGGTGATGTCCTGCCCCTCGCATATAGACGCGACGGCGGGGCGGTCGACCGAAACGACGGTGAGCAGGAGGCCGACAACAAGGTATCCGATGAGTCGCATGGCGGTTACTCGTTAAAAAAGTGGACGGTTTCCCCGGCGATACGGTCTGCTCCGGGGCTAGTTGCGCCCGGGGCCGGGAAATCTCCCGGCGCAGGATGGCTTGCTACACGACAGAATTCACAGTGCGGATGGTGCGGATACGCGACTTTAGATCATTCCCTACGATAAAGCGAGTCCTGCCCTATGAAAACTTCAGCCCGTCTTCAGGTCGCCGCCATCCTCGCGGTCCTCCTCTACGCCGCCCCGGCTCGCGCCCAGCAGCCCACGCCGGCCGATACGCCCCAGCGCATGCGGGAAGCCGCGCAGGCGTTCCTCGCCGCGCTCGACCCCGCCCTGCGCGAACGCGCCTCGTTCCCTTTCGACGACGCCGAGCGGACGAACTGGTTTTTCGTCCCGATCCCCGGCGAGCGTAAAGGGCTGCCGATCAAGGACATGACGGCAGACCAGCGCCAGCATACCCACGCGCTCCTCCGTAGCGCCCTCAGCCACCCCGGCTACCTGCGCGCGACGGGTGTCCTGATGCTGGAGCGTATCCTGGCGGATATCGAAAAAAACCCCGCCTATCGCGACCCCGAGTTGTATTACCTGACTGTCTTCGGCGACCCCTCGGGCGACGAACCCTGGGGCTGGCGCTTCGAAGGCCATCATCTGTCGCTCAACTTTTCCTCCATCTCCGGCGAAGTGGCCCTGACTCCCGCCTTTTTTGGCTCCAACCCGGGCCACATCGCCGAAGGGATGTACACCGGCTTCCGCCTCAATGGCGA comes from the Rhodothermales bacterium genome and includes:
- a CDS encoding DUF3500 domain-containing protein → MKTSARLQVAAILAVLLYAAPARAQQPTPADTPQRMREAAQAFLAALDPALRERASFPFDDAERTNWFFVPIPGERKGLPIKDMTADQRQHTHALLRSALSHPGYLRATGVLMLERILADIEKNPAYRDPELYYLTVFGDPSGDEPWGWRFEGHHLSLNFSSISGEVALTPAFFGSNPGHIAEGMYTGFRLNGDIEDLARELVTALDADRRARAIITEKAPNDILTGNKRDASLETFDGLALTQLDAAARATLVQIVEAYAGNMEEDVAARAMARFNAVPADSVFFAWAGSTDVGQPHYYRIHTPSMLLEYDNTQNNGNHVHSVWRDLENDFGGDLLKRHYEEHSH